cgttgacctaatttacactgtaagacccagccccaaaacatatacctatttcctgtgtcgcaccaatttactccttgatcttttgtgactgtgctgggcatgtccccacctcagggagttctcacttgttctttgctcttcccagaacattcatccacagatatccacttgtctcttgtcctcgactccttttagtttttgacaaatgttgcattcttggttctcccGTCTCTGATtatttgacttaatattgcaaatatcctctgttttcctgattccaattttccacttagttcttcttcatggtgattaatactttttggtatactccgaaatttacccaaacccagtgctgtcgagtcgattccaactcatataaggtcgctttacccgttaattttatatactgtctttctccccacgatgaaatgtaaacttcatgagagcagagacttatgtcagttttttcttgtttaatcccatttcaccagtgcctataacagtgtcacatacagagttaaagcattaaagcccttgttcaatgaatgaataaataaataaataagtggatgtatgcattttgctctatattgtagtttggtcatcatatgtattttcctgatattatgtattatatggtaaattatatttcatgtgcatcttatttcagaatattaaaaaaggtaccaaaaatttgttatgacacgggagcattgtgttgacagggattaaatctattgctttagaagataaagttgaaaatggcaaccattctcttgcttttacacctcaaatccacccagttccaataacaaagctttagttatttctgaaaagtggagaaaccaaggcattgttacatttatttattttgtaaacatttcttggaGCTTACCTCTCtgtagacagtaggctaatcaaatcatgttgttcagtttcaaactataaagggttcctaaagtcatattttctgtacaaatatccattttcccagcactcttctcatggcccccatgacctccttattcctcagactgtagataaatgggttcggAAGAGgtataatgatactgtaaaataccgcgaccactttatcttcctcagggtaatgcaaggaatgtggccttgtataggtggagagagtagtcccatagaataggcttgccacaatcagatgagaggaacacgtggagatggcttttgtctgccctttacctgagctcatctggtacaccgcaacaagcacccgggcataggaagccagaatggccatgaatggtagtagcagaatgataaggccactaaagaggacagtaaactcatactgggaggtgtcctgacacaccaaaggcattagagatggaacttcacagaaaaagtggttaatgatccgagatgtacagaatggaagttgaaatacatgcaatgtatgtattaaagcattgatagaactactggcccatgcacatgtgaccagggACAAACAGattgtcttgctcatgagcacaggataatgtaaagggtgacagattgcgatgtatctatcataagacatgaaaccaagaagaagagcctcaGTTCCACCgaaagtcaaaaacagaaaggtttgaatctcacaacctaaaaaagtaatggtcttactatttgacaggaagtttgctgccatcttgggtaccgtggtggagatgtacaccatgtcaatgaaggagagctgactgaggaggaagtacatgggagtgtggagcagagtgtccaattggatgaggtggatcagtatgatatttcccatcaaagccactgagaagatgacagtaatggcaacaaagtgtatcttgttcatttggccatattggaaaaggccaagaagtataagCTCTGCTCCAAacgtttgattttctgtcttcatggcttaaatcaaaacaaagcagaccatatctgaaaattccattaacTACACTGattgacctttgagagaaaacaaaatgattattaaatgcagtagaattccctttaatcagcttaggtgactatgtctctccctgtttttatacaggaaaacctggtagtgtagtagttaagtgctacacctgctaaccaaaaggtcagcagtttgaatccaccaggcactccttgcaaactctatggggcagttcttctctgtcctatagggtactacaggtcagaatcaattcaacagcaatgggtttggttttgggtttttatgcactgaatctgtgtgtattgagcaatgggcattttgaaaaataaaataaaataaaaataacatttctttaaaattgatcacagaataaaaatataatatggggataaaacatttagatgatttgccaacatgagttattactccccttgtaaatatcttcatgatgatagactagagacatgttcacgtgttgtgaaaaaatctttcactcaattccttcatacatatagtttagaattgcactgttggttaaacttggtataatattctttaaaaaaaagtcttgactccatttttcaattttgaatttgtatttttttatacattgtaataaaaatcatattaacatttgtgggtcaggaatattttagctcttctaaatgaattggtggttatatagataatatctgtaagtgtaaatgggaattcattgacaaagccctccaaaaaaaaaaaagatcgatcagttgatctatctgtctgtctgc
The window above is part of the Loxodonta africana isolate mLoxAfr1 unplaced genomic scaffold, mLoxAfr1.hap2 scaffold_55, whole genome shotgun sequence genome. Proteins encoded here:
- the LOC100669171 gene encoding olfactory receptor 2AK2-like; the encoded protein is MKTENQTFGAELILLGLFQYGQMNKIHFVAITVIFSVALMGNIILIHLIQLDTLLHTPMYFLLSQLSFIDMVYISTTVPKMAANFLSNSKTITFLGCEIQTFLFLTFGGTEALLLGFMSYDRYIAICHPLHYPVLMSKTICLSLVTCAWASSSINALIHTLHVFQLPFCTSRIINHFFCEVPSLMPLVCQDTSQYEFTVLFSGLIILLLPFMAILASYARVLVAVYQMSSGKGQTKAISTCSSHLIVASLFYGTTLSTYTRPHSLHYPEEDKVVAVFYSIIIPLPNPFIYSLRNKEVMGAMRRVLGKWIFVQKI